The proteins below are encoded in one region of Micromonospora yangpuensis:
- the manD gene encoding D-mannonate dehydratase ManD, which produces MKIVAADVIVSSPDRNFVTLKITTEDGLTGLGDGTLNGRELSVASYLRDHVAPLLVGRDAHNIEDAWQFLYRSAYWRRGPVTMAAIAAVDVALWDIKAKAAGMPLYQLLGGASRTGIMAYGHASGRDLPELFDSIRAHLDEGFRSIRVQTSVPGINAVYGVAAQPSSGGKRYDYEPAQRIPLPAEEDWDTRAYLRHLPGVFEAVRAEFGPELPLLHDGHHRMTPIQAARLGKSLEPYDLFWLEDCTPAENQEALRLVRQHTTTPLAIGEIFNTVWDYQTLIREQLIDYVRSAVTHTGGITAMRKLLDFAAQYQIKSGIHGPTDISPVGMAAALHLDLAIHNFGIQEYMRHGELTNEVFRQSFTFADGYLHPGDQPGIGVELDEEAAARFPYQPAYLPYNRLKDGTVHDW; this is translated from the coding sequence GTGAAGATCGTCGCCGCAGACGTCATCGTCTCCAGCCCGGACCGCAACTTCGTCACCCTCAAGATCACCACTGAGGACGGCCTCACCGGTCTGGGCGACGGCACCCTCAACGGACGCGAGCTCTCCGTCGCCTCGTACCTGCGCGACCACGTCGCCCCGCTGCTGGTCGGGCGGGACGCGCACAACATCGAGGACGCCTGGCAGTTCCTCTACCGCTCGGCGTACTGGCGGCGCGGCCCGGTCACCATGGCCGCCATCGCCGCCGTCGACGTGGCCCTCTGGGACATCAAGGCCAAGGCCGCCGGCATGCCGCTCTACCAGCTGCTCGGCGGGGCGTCCCGGACCGGCATCATGGCCTACGGGCACGCCTCGGGCCGGGACCTGCCGGAGCTGTTCGACTCGATCCGCGCCCACCTCGACGAGGGATTCCGGTCGATCCGGGTGCAGACCTCGGTGCCCGGCATCAACGCCGTGTACGGCGTCGCCGCCCAGCCCAGCAGCGGCGGCAAGCGGTACGACTACGAGCCGGCCCAGCGCATCCCGCTGCCGGCCGAGGAGGACTGGGACACCCGGGCGTACCTGCGGCACCTGCCCGGCGTCTTCGAGGCGGTACGCGCCGAGTTCGGCCCGGAGCTGCCGCTGCTGCACGACGGCCACCACCGGATGACCCCGATCCAGGCCGCCAGGCTCGGCAAGTCGCTGGAGCCGTACGACCTGTTCTGGCTGGAGGACTGCACCCCGGCGGAGAACCAGGAGGCGCTGCGGCTGGTCCGCCAGCACACCACCACGCCGCTGGCCATCGGCGAGATCTTCAACACCGTGTGGGACTACCAGACGCTGATCCGGGAGCAGCTGATCGACTACGTGCGCTCGGCCGTCACCCACACCGGTGGCATCACCGCGATGCGCAAGCTGCTGGACTTCGCCGCCCAGTACCAGATCAAGTCGGGCATCCACGGACCGACCGACATCTCGCCGGTGGGCATGGCCGCCGCTCTGCACCTGGACCTGGCCATCCACAACTTCGGCATCCAGGAGTACATGCGCCACGGCGAGCTGACCAACGAGGTGTTCCGCCAGTCGTTCACCTTCGCCGACGGTTACCTGCACCCGGGTGACCAGCCCGGCATCGGCGTCGAGCTGGATGAGGAGGCCGCCGCCCGGTTCCCGTACCAGCCGGCGTACCTGCCGTACAACCGGCTCAAGGACGGCACCGTCCATGACTGGTGA
- a CDS encoding aldo/keto reductase encodes MQATQRVRLGRTEVEVTRLGVGLAQIGGLYTPVGDSAARVTVDTAWDLGLRYFDTAPLYGCGLSERRAGAVLADRPRAEFTLSTKVGRLLVPGDDDPQGIWAEPTGLRPVFDFSYAGVRRSYADSLERLGLDRIDIAHIHDPDAHLADALRQAYPALADLRAAGEIGAVSAGMNQAPALVTLARAADLDCVMLAGRYTLLDQSGLAELLPLCQRRQISVLAAGVYNSGLLADPKPGAFYDYAPADAALVERAHAIRTVCDRHGVPLRAAAIQFPLGHPAVASVVVGAHDPRQIADNITMFEWDIPGALWADLKRAGLLAREVPTP; translated from the coding sequence ATGCAGGCGACGCAACGGGTCCGGTTAGGACGCACCGAGGTCGAGGTGACCCGGCTGGGCGTCGGTCTGGCCCAGATCGGTGGGCTCTACACCCCGGTCGGTGACTCCGCCGCCCGGGTCACCGTGGACACCGCCTGGGATCTCGGTCTGCGCTACTTCGACACCGCGCCGCTCTACGGCTGCGGCCTGTCGGAGCGCCGGGCCGGGGCGGTGCTGGCCGACCGGCCACGCGCCGAGTTCACCCTCTCCACCAAGGTCGGCCGGCTGCTGGTGCCCGGCGACGACGATCCCCAGGGAATCTGGGCCGAGCCCACCGGGCTGCGACCGGTCTTCGACTTCAGCTACGCCGGGGTGCGCCGCTCGTACGCCGACAGCCTGGAGCGCCTGGGCCTGGACCGGATCGACATCGCGCACATCCACGACCCGGACGCCCACCTGGCCGACGCCCTGCGGCAGGCCTACCCGGCCCTGGCCGACCTGCGGGCGGCCGGGGAGATCGGGGCGGTGAGCGCCGGCATGAACCAGGCCCCGGCGTTGGTGACGCTGGCCCGCGCCGCCGACCTCGACTGCGTCATGCTGGCCGGCCGCTACACCCTGCTGGACCAGTCGGGCCTGGCCGAGCTGCTGCCGCTCTGTCAGCGGCGGCAGATCTCGGTCCTCGCCGCCGGGGTCTACAACTCCGGCCTGCTGGCCGACCCGAAACCCGGGGCGTTCTACGACTACGCCCCGGCCGACGCGGCGCTGGTGGAGCGGGCCCACGCGATCCGGACCGTCTGCGACCGGCACGGGGTGCCGCTGCGGGCCGCCGCCATCCAGTTCCCCCTCGGGCATCCGGCGGTGGCCAGCGTGGTGGTCGGCGCGCACGATCCCCGGCAGATCGCCGACAACATCACCATGTTCGAGTGGGACATCCCCGGTGCGCTCTGGGCCGACCTGAAGCGGGCCGGTCTGCTGGCCCGGGAGGTTCCCACGCCGTGA
- a CDS encoding serine/threonine protein kinase, with translation MSHGLRAGDPARLGGYELLDRLGEGGMGSVFLARSPQGRRVAVKVVRADLSHDDEFRGRFRSEVNRARQVPPFCTAEVLDADPDHDPPYLVVEYVEGPSLAQFVRDQGPLGAAGVHSMAVGVATALTAIHGAGVIHRDLKPANVLLAPGGVKVIDFGIARAFEATSRHTRTNQLVGTAAYMAPERFEPASGQPVGPAADVFAWGAVVGYAATGRNPFGGNSATDTAMRILTQPPDLTGLDGPLRELVGRALAKNPADRPTARELLDGLLTAAPSTSPAQPAPAAAVSPAPTGAAGDGGYPTDGAGSGRRRRLTGLAVTAVVIAALVSSALFGPQLLGGGADRDPVGSTGNGTPAADGPTSPAAGTPSPSPSPSGTDRTRAMLSGERRVLLHVVQIDRDLSLPFDRTLRVGDGTGPDALFVLDPVGVDYMIKSLNPDVAHQPCLGVKIDSAGYASLVGVDCQPTPATVFDISRDGWDDKGRLAYSIINETYGVLEWNADEKRLHVQEQGDAPVGTTFSLVDRGAL, from the coding sequence GTGAGTCACGGGCTGCGCGCCGGCGACCCGGCCCGACTCGGCGGTTACGAGTTGCTCGACCGGCTCGGCGAGGGTGGCATGGGCAGCGTCTTCCTGGCCCGCTCGCCGCAGGGACGGCGGGTCGCGGTCAAGGTCGTCCGGGCGGACCTGTCGCACGACGACGAGTTCCGGGGCCGGTTCCGCAGCGAGGTCAACCGGGCTCGCCAGGTCCCACCGTTCTGCACGGCCGAGGTGCTGGACGCCGACCCGGACCACGACCCGCCGTATCTGGTGGTGGAGTACGTCGAGGGGCCGAGCCTGGCGCAGTTCGTCCGGGACCAGGGGCCCCTGGGGGCGGCCGGGGTGCACAGCATGGCGGTCGGGGTGGCCACCGCGCTCACCGCCATCCACGGCGCCGGGGTCATCCACCGGGACCTGAAGCCGGCGAACGTGCTGCTCGCCCCGGGCGGGGTCAAGGTCATCGACTTCGGCATCGCCCGTGCCTTCGAGGCGACCAGCCGGCACACCCGGACCAACCAGCTGGTCGGGACCGCCGCGTACATGGCGCCGGAGCGCTTCGAGCCGGCATCCGGCCAGCCGGTGGGTCCGGCCGCCGACGTGTTCGCCTGGGGCGCGGTGGTCGGCTACGCGGCGACCGGCCGTAACCCGTTCGGCGGGAATTCCGCCACCGACACCGCGATGCGGATCCTCACCCAACCGCCGGACCTGACCGGGCTCGACGGGCCGCTGCGGGAGCTGGTCGGCCGGGCCCTGGCCAAGAATCCCGCGGACCGGCCCACCGCCCGGGAGCTGCTCGACGGGTTGCTGACGGCGGCGCCCTCGACGAGCCCGGCGCAGCCGGCCCCTGCGGCGGCGGTGTCGCCCGCCCCGACCGGTGCCGCGGGTGACGGCGGGTATCCGACCGACGGTGCGGGCTCGGGCCGGCGACGTCGGCTCACCGGGCTGGCGGTGACCGCCGTGGTGATCGCGGCGCTGGTGTCCAGCGCCCTGTTCGGCCCGCAACTACTGGGCGGCGGCGCTGATCGGGACCCGGTCGGTTCGACGGGCAACGGCACGCCGGCGGCTGACGGGCCGACGTCGCCGGCAGCGGGTACGCCGAGTCCGTCGCCGTCGCCGTCGGGGACGGATCGGACCCGGGCCATGCTCTCCGGAGAGCGCCGTGTCCTGCTGCACGTGGTGCAGATCGACCGGGATCTTTCGCTGCCGTTCGACCGCACGTTGCGCGTCGGCGACGGGACCGGACCGGACGCCCTGTTCGTGCTCGATCCGGTCGGTGTGGATTACATGATCAAATCGCTGAACCCGGACGTCGCCCACCAGCCGTGCCTCGGGGTCAAGATCGATTCGGCGGGTTACGCCTCGTTGGTCGGCGTCGACTGTCAGCCGACGCCGGCCACCGTCTTCGACATCTCCCGCGACGGCTGGGACGACAAGGGTCGCCTGGCGTACTCCATCATCAACGAGACGTACGGCGTGCTGGAGTGGAACGCGGACGAGAAGCGGCTGCACGTGCAGGAGCAGGGCGACGCCCCGGTCGGCACCACCTTCAGTCTGGTCGACCGCGGCGCGCTCTGA
- a CDS encoding gluconokinase — protein sequence MTGEVPATRHVVVMGVSGAGKTTVAVGLAAATGLTFAEADVLRQGPPAVDFVHLAGPTEIIRARLSVREGHYMPPSLLDSQTATLEPLLPDEQGIILDLESSTETLVDAAVAQLGLPTSGRSAGPPPSPTPARR from the coding sequence ATGACTGGTGAGGTACCGGCGACCCGGCACGTGGTGGTGATGGGGGTCTCCGGCGCGGGCAAGACGACGGTCGCCGTCGGTCTCGCCGCGGCGACCGGGCTGACCTTCGCCGAGGCCGACGTGCTGCGGCAGGGGCCACCGGCGGTGGACTTCGTGCACCTGGCCGGGCCGACCGAGATCATCCGCGCCCGGCTGTCGGTGCGGGAGGGTCACTACATGCCGCCCAGCCTGCTCGACTCGCAGACCGCCACCCTGGAGCCGCTCCTCCCCGACGAGCAGGGCATCATCCTGGACCTGGAGTCGTCCACCGAGACCCTGGTCGACGCGGCGGTCGCGCAACTCGGTCTGCCGACGTCGGGCCGGTCGGCCGGACCGCCGCCGTCGCCGACCCCGGCTCGCCGGTGA